A section of the Candidatus Margulisiibacteriota bacterium genome encodes:
- a CDS encoding Ig-like domain-containing protein — MEKFKIAVILKRGKHLLKACKIIFCGILASLVFAALAQYAGAFSIQTGYYVGTGFPRSITGVGFRPDFIIIKSDTTAGRAIWTSSAMPAGQSANFETAAQNFYGAVTSIDIDGFSIGTDVTVNTANVRYTWTAFGGSGSSDFKVGSYTGDGTDSRDLNIGINQPDFVIVKRDGASLAVWNSSAVEAADSTYYFTTAVPAADRIQAFTSTGFQLGSNVEVNVAGDTYYYVAFKASAGSMKVGRYTGTGVGHSEGGIGFKPDFVFVRHATNVVPVFSTNVNYGDESNYFNAAANPRACISTLETDGFFVGSAANVNTNAVVYHYAAFTGVPAPSPTGSFKMVTGSYTGNGTSQSITGLGFSPSLLMIKNDSTGVAAFTHTSMGVNSTAYFSTATANFAEGVTALNSDGFSVGSSTVVNALGVVNRYTAFYGAPSSNFYVGAYTGNGQDDRSITGLGFEPDLVVVKSSGAGFGVLRTSSATDEYSSYFSATADTNTRIKALESDGFRIGTHAEVNTAATLYFFFAFKNTAGEFKVGEYDGDGESTRSITGLGFRPGMAWIKRREASAGVLRNSTVMPAPEQSQYFTAAANALDRIKSLQGDGFQVGNANEVNSAAPSVYRYAAWKATSKSLGFHVEPVSSEAGASIAPSVTVKVLDDLGNIDLSDNSTSVTLAIGSNPGGGTLSGTTVRTVSSGLATFAAISIDKTGSGYTLAASASSLTGAASNSFAITPSSPAALNFVTRIPTTAAGALITPEVTVKDAQGNLVTTATNEVTVSIASNPGSSTLSGTAVKSAAAGIATFESLSLNKTGAGYTLQVSSSGLTSATSEAFDITNSSASKLVFSSQPQTSEAGALMTAPVVQVQDPYGNIVASDNTTTVTIAIQDNPSSGTLSGTLTRTATAGAASFTELSVDRMGSGYSLAASAPYLTGTVSSAFDVTTESTAPYVSAVSPSDEAKGVELDSKINIRFSKPMDRTTVENSYVLKAVKDYRGETIDTTLPAAFSWTSDSALEVTPGSALNNNYTYRSTISKEAKSKTGLNFAEDVSYSFSAVSSKTRTNVFLATDDKTKLTIPADALDQDFYARISMDPQTSPIYTNTSKITAASAKLSAEQGAPKTLVDNSLREFVLFDSLNRRITAGLSSEATVQIPYVDSNDDGIVDGTGIRASTLRLSRLDETNGLWVLYPGSVVDTTNKTVAAPVNSLSTFSLVALTSDLSGVFTFPNPFKTGSGHTQITFSSIATDCTIRIFTIKGELVKTITVSGGNGQYVWDVKNDAGENVMSGLYVYLVNSSTDSKTGKLVIIR, encoded by the coding sequence ATGGAAAAATTTAAAATAGCTGTAATTTTGAAGAGGGGAAAGCATTTGTTGAAAGCGTGTAAGATCATCTTCTGCGGGATACTGGCTTCACTTGTGTTTGCCGCGCTGGCGCAATATGCCGGTGCTTTTTCTATCCAGACCGGGTACTATGTGGGCACCGGCTTCCCGAGGTCCATAACAGGAGTGGGATTTAGGCCGGACTTTATCATCATTAAGTCGGATACTACGGCAGGGCGCGCCATCTGGACAAGCTCGGCCATGCCGGCGGGACAATCGGCCAATTTTGAAACAGCGGCGCAAAATTTTTATGGAGCGGTCACTTCCATCGATATTGACGGATTCTCGATAGGCACTGATGTCACGGTCAATACCGCCAATGTCCGCTATACCTGGACGGCTTTTGGAGGCAGCGGCAGTTCGGACTTCAAGGTCGGCTCATACACGGGGGACGGCACAGACAGCCGCGACCTGAATATAGGAATTAACCAGCCGGATTTTGTGATCGTCAAGAGGGACGGGGCTTCTCTGGCGGTATGGAACTCTTCGGCGGTAGAAGCCGCAGATTCAACATATTACTTTACCACCGCTGTGCCTGCTGCCGACAGGATACAGGCCTTTACCTCAACGGGTTTTCAGCTCGGGAGCAATGTTGAAGTTAATGTGGCCGGGGATACTTATTACTATGTCGCTTTCAAAGCCTCCGCAGGTTCTATGAAGGTGGGAAGATATACAGGGACCGGGGTAGGGCACTCGGAGGGCGGGATCGGTTTTAAGCCCGATTTTGTTTTTGTCAGGCATGCTACGAATGTTGTGCCGGTATTCAGCACCAATGTCAATTACGGGGACGAGTCCAATTATTTTAACGCCGCGGCAAATCCCAGGGCCTGTATCTCCACTCTTGAGACGGACGGGTTCTTTGTGGGAAGCGCTGCCAATGTAAATACGAACGCCGTGGTATATCATTATGCGGCTTTTACGGGGGTCCCGGCGCCGTCGCCCACGGGCAGTTTTAAGATGGTGACGGGTTCTTATACGGGCAACGGTACAAGCCAGTCGATAACCGGTCTCGGGTTTTCCCCGTCCCTGCTAATGATAAAGAACGATTCCACGGGTGTGGCCGCGTTCACCCATACCTCGATGGGCGTCAACTCTACGGCCTATTTTTCTACTGCAACTGCCAATTTTGCTGAGGGAGTGACCGCTCTCAACAGCGATGGGTTCTCTGTGGGGTCAAGCACTGTAGTGAATGCTCTGGGCGTGGTCAACAGATATACTGCGTTTTACGGAGCCCCCTCCTCCAATTTTTATGTGGGGGCCTATACCGGGAACGGCCAGGATGACCGCTCGATAACGGGCCTCGGCTTTGAGCCGGACCTTGTGGTGGTAAAGAGTTCCGGGGCAGGTTTCGGGGTCTTAAGGACATCGTCAGCCACCGATGAATATTCCTCCTATTTTTCGGCTACAGCCGATACCAACACCAGGATAAAGGCGCTTGAAAGCGACGGCTTCCGTATAGGGACACATGCGGAGGTCAATACTGCCGCAACACTGTATTTCTTCTTTGCCTTTAAGAATACGGCCGGGGAATTCAAAGTAGGGGAGTACGATGGCGACGGGGAAAGCACCCGCTCTATAACAGGTCTTGGCTTCAGGCCCGGGATGGCCTGGATCAAACGGCGCGAAGCAAGCGCGGGAGTACTAAGGAACTCTACCGTTATGCCGGCGCCCGAACAATCGCAGTATTTTACCGCGGCTGCAAACGCTCTGGATAGGATCAAATCTCTTCAGGGCGATGGTTTTCAGGTCGGCAATGCCAACGAGGTAAACTCCGCTGCGCCCTCTGTCTATAGATATGCTGCCTGGAAGGCAACATCAAAGAGCCTGGGCTTTCATGTAGAGCCTGTTTCCAGCGAGGCGGGAGCTTCTATAGCGCCTTCTGTTACCGTGAAAGTGCTTGATGACCTTGGCAATATCGACCTTTCCGACAATTCCACTTCTGTAACTCTGGCGATAGGCTCTAACCCCGGAGGAGGAACACTTTCGGGTACCACTGTCCGAACGGTTTCGTCCGGGCTGGCGACATTTGCTGCGATAAGCATAGATAAGACAGGTTCAGGATACACTCTGGCCGCTTCAGCGTCAAGCCTTACGGGAGCAGCCTCCAATTCTTTTGCAATAACACCTTCTTCTCCTGCGGCGCTGAATTTTGTGACCAGGATACCGACTACTGCCGCGGGTGCGCTTATTACCCCGGAAGTTACAGTAAAAGACGCGCAGGGTAACCTTGTCACAACAGCCACTAATGAGGTAACGGTGTCAATAGCAAGCAATCCGGGCTCCTCAACGCTGTCCGGCACAGCGGTTAAAAGCGCTGCGGCTGGGATAGCCACTTTTGAAAGCCTGTCTTTGAATAAGACTGGAGCCGGCTATACCTTACAGGTCTCTTCTTCCGGTCTGACTTCTGCCACATCAGAGGCTTTTGACATAACCAACTCTTCGGCTTCTAAACTGGTCTTCTCTTCCCAGCCGCAGACATCGGAAGCAGGAGCTCTTATGACAGCGCCTGTGGTGCAAGTTCAGGACCCGTACGGCAACATTGTTGCCTCGGACAATACCACCACTGTTACGATCGCTATCCAGGACAATCCCTCTTCCGGAACACTGTCCGGTACTTTGACCAGGACTGCCACGGCGGGCGCGGCTTCTTTTACTGAGCTTTCGGTAGACAGGATGGGTTCGGGGTACAGCCTGGCAGCCTCGGCGCCTTATCTTACAGGAACAGTATCCTCGGCCTTTGATGTTACGACGGAGAGCACAGCTCCTTATGTGAGCGCGGTATCTCCGTCGGACGAGGCAAAGGGAGTTGAGCTTGACAGCAAGATCAATATTAGGTTCTCCAAACCGATGGACCGTACAACTGTTGAAAATTCTTATGTCCTTAAAGCGGTAAAGGATTACAGGGGAGAAACCATCGACACGACTTTGCCTGCTGCTTTTTCCTGGACTTCTGACAGCGCCCTTGAGGTGACCCCGGGCAGCGCTCTTAACAACAATTACACTTACCGGTCCACTATCTCCAAAGAGGCAAAGAGCAAGACAGGACTGAACTTTGCCGAAGATGTATCTTACAGCTTTTCGGCTGTTTCCAGCAAGACAAGGACCAACGTTTTTCTTGCCACGGACGATAAGACCAAGCTCACTATTCCGGCGGATGCTTTGGACCAGGATTTTTACGCAAGAATAAGCATGGATCCCCAGACCAGCCCGATCTATACCAATACCTCCAAGATAACTGCTGCGTCGGCAAAGTTGAGCGCGGAGCAGGGGGCTCCCAAGACCCTGGTGGACAATTCCCTTAGAGAATTCGTGCTTTTTGATTCTCTCAACAGGAGGATAACGGCAGGGCTGAGTTCCGAAGCAACTGTACAGATACCATATGTTGATTCAAACGACGACGGGATAGTGGATGGGACGGGCATCAGGGCTTCCACGCTGCGCCTGTCCAGGCTGGACGAGACCAACGGCCTCTGGGTCCTTTATCCGGGGTCCGTGGTGGATACAACGAATAAAACGGTTGCAGCTCCCGTAAATTCGCTGTCAACTTTTTCGCTTGTGGCTTTAACTTCGGACCTGAGCGGGGTATTTACCTTCCCCAATCCATTTAAGACCGGTTCGGGCCACACTCAGATCACTTTCAGCAGCATTGCCACAGATTGCACCATAAGGATCTTTACTATCAAAGGAGAACTGGTAAAGACCATAACGGTGTCCGGCGGCAACGGCCAGTATGTTTGGGATGTCAAGAACGATGCGGGAGAGAATGTAATGTCAGGGCTTTATGTCTATCTTGTCAACAGCTCGACCGATTCTAAGACCGGGAAGCTGGTGATCATAAGATGA
- a CDS encoding response regulator, with product MEIIEKKRILAVDDEESLIAALTCRLEASNYEVIHAFDGREALSKAKGEKPDLIILDIMLPFLDGFEICRLLKFDSKYKDIPIVMLTSKVSDSDRKTGFEVGADAYLTKPYEARQLLEKIGELLN from the coding sequence ATGGAAATAATAGAAAAGAAGAGGATACTGGCGGTGGACGATGAAGAGAGCCTGATAGCTGCTTTAACCTGCAGGCTTGAGGCATCCAATTACGAGGTTATACATGCCTTTGACGGAAGGGAGGCGTTAAGCAAAGCAAAAGGTGAAAAGCCCGACCTCATAATACTTGATATCATGCTCCCCTTTCTTGACGGGTTCGAGATCTGCCGGCTGCTCAAGTTCGACTCCAAATACAAAGATATTCCAATTGTAATGCTGACATCAAAGGTCTCTGATAGCGACCGCAAGACCGGATTTGAGGTGGGAGCGGACGCATACCTTACCAAGCCGTATGAGGCCAGGCAGCTTCTGGAAAAGATCGGCGAATTGTTGAATTAG
- a CDS encoding secretin N-terminal domain-containing protein yields the protein MKKTVWALVLLVLMSPASLWGRDLFLQVRQEAAQESSPAPAAAPKPSDANYSMKTIPVYYMNAEELKNTLSSLLAQGEGVSVNKGTNSIVVRASGKNIERIENVVKAMDKLPLQVHVQAKIIEVQTGSGDNFNPSTFGFSWQYFSSPGSQNFGQFMGAQPPTADAIAPGMYAQVMRDNLKAYFTALEKKGNYDIVASPSITALNHQEAEIFIGGKLGYRNLLTTQTGTLQDVQYLETGTKLKFTPHITNDGHIKMSIYPSVSEGGISNDGMPNETTTETRNQLVVRNGETVVIAGLTKNYKTKAEIGVPYLSAIPLLGNFFKRTELVQQKREILVLITPTIVDQAFNTKMREKAQGIEEKQNKTIDDIKLIN from the coding sequence ATGAAAAAAACCGTTTGGGCCTTAGTTTTGCTGGTCCTGATGAGCCCCGCGTCCCTGTGGGGGAGAGACTTGTTCCTGCAGGTGAGGCAGGAAGCCGCGCAGGAAAGCTCTCCTGCTCCGGCAGCCGCTCCAAAGCCGTCGGATGCCAATTACTCTATGAAGACAATACCGGTTTACTATATGAACGCGGAGGAACTAAAGAACACCCTCTCGAGTTTGCTCGCGCAGGGTGAGGGCGTTTCTGTCAATAAAGGCACCAATTCTATAGTGGTGAGAGCTTCGGGAAAAAATATAGAACGGATAGAGAATGTCGTCAAAGCAATGGATAAACTACCCCTGCAGGTGCATGTGCAGGCCAAGATAATAGAGGTCCAGACCGGCAGCGGCGACAACTTTAATCCTTCGACCTTCGGTTTCAGCTGGCAGTACTTCAGCTCGCCGGGCAGCCAGAACTTCGGCCAGTTCATGGGGGCGCAGCCGCCCACAGCGGATGCTATCGCTCCGGGCATGTATGCGCAGGTGATGAGGGACAATCTCAAGGCTTATTTTACGGCGTTGGAGAAGAAAGGCAACTATGATATAGTTGCTTCTCCTTCTATCACGGCTCTTAACCACCAGGAAGCGGAAATATTTATCGGGGGCAAACTTGGATACAGGAACCTTTTGACCACGCAGACCGGCACTTTGCAGGATGTGCAGTACCTTGAAACAGGCACCAAGCTTAAATTCACGCCGCACATAACCAATGACGGGCACATAAAAATGAGCATCTATCCGTCCGTGAGCGAGGGCGGCATCTCTAACGACGGAATGCCCAATGAGACCACCACAGAAACAAGGAACCAACTGGTGGTTCGCAATGGGGAGACGGTTGTCATAGCCGGGCTTACAAAGAACTACAAGACCAAGGCGGAGATCGGCGTCCCTTATCTGTCCGCAATACCTCTGCTGGGCAATTTTTTTAAAAGGACCGAACTTGTACAGCAAAAGAGGGAGATCCTGGTGCTTATCACTCCCACTATCGTTGACCAGGCGTTCAACACCAAAATGAGGGAAAAGGCTCAGGGTATAGAGGAAAAGCAGAACAAAACGATAGACGACATTAAACTGATCAACTGA
- the pilM gene encoding pilus assembly protein PilM: MPTKRLVALDVRPNAVKLAEVLSGDGDCRVLSYSIDYFENADSVEHLYETVKASLQKNKVRSRDAVAALSGEDVSFALIDLPQLPEKELDEAIEHKIENLASVAGDQLVIDYYPIARVEGSDKRFYFCAYITKEYAGKIASALQRAGLKIKVLVPSVCALSGQYPQQEKDPVCLINLGKFSSLILLMKAGKAVFAREVKVGSDTIARSMTGTVVAGSERIDLDLNRAEELKNKFGIPMDFDSYTKASGLPASEIMAMMRPALEKIGAEILRTFEYYRQETGDTAEFAKVFVTGGGSRLTGLAQYLSEELGIEVKEMAVKASAKEPALKESLPHLSLAVGAALLDRCRLELLPFELRFPFISALQRSVNLYSVSAVYGLTLLLLYCWLNFIVVPSAQKEHKALEAAYKSLSVETSGQELSSDMERLISSFSDKRKGERFAVVMKELYALTPKGIYFRSLDYSNPLDRLIIRGVIVEGRTSGISKFVKELKKGKIFKSVDISYMQSSSEFTVPTVDFEIHCGLKEQS, from the coding sequence ATGCCGACAAAAAGACTAGTGGCGCTTGATGTGCGCCCCAATGCCGTAAAACTGGCTGAAGTCCTGTCCGGGGACGGGGATTGCCGCGTCCTTAGCTACTCCATAGATTACTTTGAGAACGCCGACTCTGTTGAGCACCTTTACGAAACCGTTAAAGCCTCTCTGCAAAAGAACAAAGTGCGCTCGAGGGACGCGGTTGCGGCGCTTTCCGGGGAAGATGTTTCTTTTGCCCTTATAGACCTGCCGCAACTGCCGGAAAAAGAACTGGACGAGGCAATAGAGCATAAGATAGAGAACCTGGCATCCGTTGCAGGAGATCAGCTTGTCATAGATTATTACCCGATAGCCCGTGTGGAAGGTTCCGATAAGAGGTTCTATTTTTGTGCTTATATCACCAAAGAATATGCCGGAAAGATAGCCTCGGCGCTTCAGAGAGCAGGGCTAAAAATAAAGGTTCTGGTGCCTTCCGTGTGCGCGCTCAGCGGCCAATACCCTCAACAGGAAAAGGACCCGGTCTGCCTCATAAATCTGGGAAAATTTTCTTCCCTTATCCTGTTGATGAAAGCGGGCAAAGCGGTGTTCGCAAGAGAGGTAAAGGTTGGCTCGGATACTATAGCCCGCTCAATGACAGGTACTGTGGTGGCCGGCAGCGAAAGGATAGATTTGGACCTTAACCGCGCGGAAGAGCTCAAGAACAAATTCGGCATACCCATGGACTTTGATTCTTATACCAAAGCCTCAGGACTGCCGGCATCAGAAATAATGGCAATGATGCGGCCGGCGCTCGAAAAAATAGGCGCGGAGATCCTGAGGACCTTTGAATATTACAGGCAGGAGACCGGGGATACTGCCGAGTTCGCAAAGGTTTTTGTGACCGGAGGAGGCTCAAGGCTGACAGGTCTTGCGCAGTACCTGTCCGAAGAGCTTGGGATAGAAGTTAAAGAGATGGCGGTAAAGGCTTCTGCCAAGGAACCGGCCCTTAAGGAGAGCCTGCCCCATCTAAGCCTTGCCGTGGGAGCGGCTCTGCTGGATAGATGCCGTCTGGAGCTCCTCCCATTTGAGCTCCGCTTTCCTTTTATAAGTGCGCTGCAAAGATCGGTCAACCTTTACTCCGTTTCGGCCGTCTATGGGCTGACCCTTTTGCTGCTTTACTGTTGGCTAAACTTTATCGTTGTCCCGTCCGCGCAGAAGGAGCACAAAGCGCTAGAGGCAGCCTATAAAAGCCTTAGCGTGGAAACATCAGGTCAGGAACTTTCTTCCGATATGGAAAGGCTTATCTCCTCCTTTTCGGACAAAAGAAAAGGCGAGCGCTTTGCCGTGGTAATGAAAGAACTTTATGCTCTGACCCCAAAGGGCATCTATTTCAGGTCCCTTGATTACAGCAATCCTTTGGACCGGCTCATAATCAGAGGCGTGATAGTGGAAGGCCGGACCAGCGGCATATCCAAATTCGTTAAAGAACTAAAAAAAGGCAAGATCTTTAAAAGTGTGGACATCTCTTATATGCAGAGCTCTTCCGAGTTTACCGTTCCGACGGTTGATTTTGAGATACACTGCGGCCTTAAGGAGCAGAGCTGA
- a CDS encoding prepilin-type N-terminal cleavage/methylation domain-containing protein: MRRKGFTLIELILSVVVAGMILLSFAASYRQMIAGLIYDSDLSKAIALSQLEFSIINSISYTDPSLSNGYNALTSNYKGSGYDMRRQVSYDLGTDATAQSLKRITITVYRGGSASPILSTVTLRAKNVSYGP, encoded by the coding sequence ATGAGAAGAAAAGGCTTCACTTTAATAGAGCTGATACTGTCTGTGGTGGTGGCAGGAATGATCCTGCTGTCCTTTGCCGCCTCGTACAGGCAGATGATAGCAGGACTTATCTATGACAGCGACCTTTCTAAGGCCATCGCGCTTTCGCAGCTGGAGTTTTCCATTATTAACAGCATCAGTTATACCGACCCTAGCCTTTCTAACGGCTACAACGCTCTGACATCAAACTACAAGGGGTCGGGCTATGATATGCGCAGGCAGGTCTCTTATGATCTTGGAACAGATGCAACTGCGCAGAGCCTAAAAAGGATAACAATTACGGTCTACAGGGGCGGCTCTGCTTCCCCCATATTGTCGACAGTAACACTGAGGGCAAAAAATGTGTCGTACGGACCTTAG
- a CDS encoding type II secretion system protein gives MCRTDLRIQAGVRAGSPARVKGFTLIELIMVVVLLGIIGAAGASFFFPVLNTFFAVPSQIRGQQIGNLTADECIEGGPSSEGLRRMKSITAASDTSISYLLPDSSSVTLSWSNATKKLTKTDTSGSFVLPRQYPGNEMSLDGQTPGVIFRYYDASGSIISSPVVSTGNIARIEMNWIIYTGSADIKKLEAKYLLNTGVMIKQF, from the coding sequence ATGTGTCGTACGGACCTTAGGATACAGGCCGGGGTGAGGGCTGGTAGCCCTGCAAGGGTAAAAGGCTTTACTCTTATAGAGCTTATTATGGTGGTGGTGCTGCTGGGCATAATAGGAGCGGCCGGGGCATCCTTTTTTTTTCCGGTGCTTAACACTTTTTTTGCGGTGCCGTCCCAGATCAGGGGGCAGCAGATAGGCAACCTGACAGCGGATGAGTGTATCGAGGGCGGGCCCTCTTCCGAAGGACTCAGGAGGATGAAAAGCATCACGGCGGCAAGCGATACCTCGATTTCTTATCTTCTTCCGGATTCCTCCAGCGTAACGCTTTCCTGGAGCAATGCCACAAAAAAGCTGACCAAGACCGATACTTCGGGCAGCTTTGTACTGCCAAGGCAGTATCCCGGAAATGAAATGAGCCTGGACGGACAGACCCCGGGAGTGATCTTCAGGTATTATGACGCTTCAGGAAGCATAATAAGTTCGCCGGTGGTGAGCACGGGCAATATTGCAAGGATAGAAATGAACTGGATAATTTACACCGGGTCAGCAGATATTAAGAAACTCGAAGCCAAATACCTGCTGAACACCGGTGTTATGATAAAACAGTTTTGA
- a CDS encoding prepilin-type N-terminal cleavage/methylation domain-containing protein gives MSKKGFTLIELIMVIVILGIIAAISIPKYVDLSTQAKVAAAKGAMGSVRSAIAIKYAENAVNGSPAYPAALDGTLFAEGVVPTNPLTPASNAVAASYTGAGGWVYNSSNGSSESNDAAHTPM, from the coding sequence TTGTCGAAAAAAGGTTTTACTCTGATAGAATTGATAATGGTTATCGTTATCCTCGGTATCATTGCCGCGATATCGATACCGAAGTATGTTGACCTTTCCACACAGGCCAAGGTGGCGGCTGCCAAAGGCGCGATGGGCTCAGTGCGGTCTGCGATAGCAATCAAATACGCCGAGAATGCGGTCAACGGCTCGCCGGCATATCCTGCGGCGCTTGACGGAACACTGTTTGCGGAAGGAGTGGTCCCGACCAATCCGCTGACCCCGGCTTCGAACGCGGTTGCGGCTTCGTATACCGGAGCGGGAGGATGGGTCTATAACAGTTCCAACGGCTCATCGGAATCCAACGACGCGGCTCACACGCCGATGTAG
- a CDS encoding type II secretion system F family protein, whose translation MSRYKYRARNRDGAPVEGEIEASSSHQVSSLLDLKGLILVSAEEKPALLDLSSILLELNKVKLRDLSIVFRQLSVVVAAGVPLFESLSVLEEQTAGSSMKRIISMIKSDIESGSSFSASLKKHPSVFSSTVVAMVEAGEKSGTLGEVLMRISSALERENQFETKVKSALRYPVIVLTVLVIAFILAVFFIIPRFSSVFAGLKTELPLPTKILLLISSFASKYWFIVLVGIFITALILGRYLKTKKGKKFFDSMVLKLPVIGDLAAKLSLARFFRMLSDLLQSGIPASLALELTAETTGNAAISEKISTVKEEVLSGSPINLAMKKSGVFPAVAVHMTALGERSGNLPEMLGKVSSYFDEETDYVVSNLMTLIEPLFIFVLAGFVLVLALGVFMPSWNMMQLYFN comes from the coding sequence TTGAGCAGGTATAAATACAGGGCCAGAAATCGGGACGGCGCTCCGGTAGAGGGGGAGATAGAGGCTTCTTCAAGCCATCAGGTCTCATCTCTTCTTGATCTGAAAGGCCTTATCCTGGTAAGTGCGGAAGAAAAACCCGCGCTCCTTGACCTTTCCTCTATTCTGCTGGAACTCAACAAGGTGAAACTGAGGGACCTTTCCATCGTATTCCGCCAACTGTCCGTGGTCGTGGCTGCAGGGGTGCCGTTGTTCGAATCGCTTTCCGTGCTCGAAGAGCAGACGGCCGGCTCCAGCATGAAACGGATAATCTCAATGATAAAGTCGGATATCGAGTCCGGCAGCAGTTTTTCCGCCTCTCTGAAAAAACATCCTTCGGTGTTTTCTTCGACAGTTGTCGCAATGGTCGAGGCAGGGGAAAAAAGCGGAACGCTGGGCGAGGTCCTTATGAGGATATCTTCTGCCCTGGAAAGGGAGAACCAGTTCGAAACCAAGGTCAAATCCGCGCTGCGCTATCCGGTCATAGTGCTTACCGTTCTTGTTATTGCTTTTATTCTTGCCGTGTTCTTTATTATTCCCAGGTTCAGTTCCGTTTTTGCCGGTCTCAAGACCGAGCTGCCGCTTCCCACAAAGATACTGCTGTTGATCAGTTCCTTTGCCTCCAAATACTGGTTCATTGTCCTGGTGGGCATATTTATTACCGCCCTGATCCTGGGGAGATATCTTAAGACGAAGAAAGGGAAAAAGTTTTTCGATTCTATGGTGCTTAAACTGCCGGTAATAGGCGACCTTGCGGCCAAACTGTCCCTTGCCAGGTTCTTTAGGATGCTCTCGGACCTTTTGCAGAGCGGCATACCCGCCTCCCTGGCGCTTGAGCTCACGGCAGAAACTACCGGGAATGCGGCCATTTCGGAAAAGATATCAACGGTAAAGGAAGAAGTTCTTAGCGGCAGTCCGATCAACCTTGCGATGAAAAAATCCGGTGTTTTTCCTGCGGTGGCCGTTCACATGACAGCCCTGGGGGAGAGGTCCGGCAACCTGCCGGAAATGCTGGGCAAGGTCTCGTCCTATTTTGACGAAGAAACGGACTATGTGGTTTCCAATCTCATGACGCTGATAGAGCCGCTGTTCATCTTTGTGCTTGCGGGTTTTGTGCTGGTGCTTGCTCTTGGGGTCTTTATGCCGTCCTGGAACATGATGCAGCTGTATTTTAATTAG